The segment CACTAAAATCTAACTCACGCAAGTACCGGTGGAAGTATCAAAGCTTGTGGCTAGTTTTGTAGCTGGTATCTACAAGCATGTTACTACTTCCTGTAGAAAGGATCATCGACCCCAAAGTAGTTCAGTGATAAGATCCGATTATCCGTGTTTATTCTCTTTTTGGAACCCCTAAAAGGATGTGATGGGATGGTCAAGATCCCTCCACCCTTGATTCATGATCACGAGCTCGAGCTCTAGGAATGGAGAACTTTATGTTCCTTACTGGGCCTACATGTTGCGAATCCTAATTAGTCTAGCTAGTGAGTTCAGATACCAGATGGTTTAATCCCCCAGAACAGTTATCCTTTTTGAGACTATTAGTTTGGCTTCATGAGAGAACTTTGGATGATCAAATGGGAAATTTGGATTTAGCTCCAAATGATCTAGGAAAATCACCCATGACTTGTGCGCCACACTTAATTACAAGTGGGAGGCTTTGAGGAAGGTGAGAGAATCACTTTCTCATTTTGTTTGCTCTCCCCTAAGTACTAGTTCACTTACAACCAAGCTAGTAAATTATCCATGTGATTGCTCTTATACCTTGATGTCAAGATTATATTATCGTGGATGTGGACCTTAAGTTGAAGCAAGACATGACATATGATAAAGTAGCCCAAAGAATAAATCCTTTAAGTCTGTTGGGCCAAAGTAGACAATACATGTCATGGACTTGATGTCAAATTACCAGAAGTTCAGCCCTTGAAACACAGTAGACTAGTAGACTATTATACAAGTATCATAACTAGTTAATGTGCAGCGAGCTAGATTTATTGCTTAATTTTGCAATCAAGTCTACACTAATTCTTCAAGAAGGGATCATCAACCTCAATAGGGTAACTTGGTGATACGATCCAAACTATTCATCCTTATCATCCTTTTGAGGAGTATTAGCATTGGTTTGGGGATGTCTTTttgtaaaaattgaaaaatcaggTCTAGCTCCAGACGATCTAGCAAGCTCACACCAATTGAAGAACTTGTTGTGGAACTGTTGGTGGAGAATGAATCAGTGCGGTCTGAGTCTGAATGGTGCAAGTCGCGAAATAGTCCAATATCACTGAGGTATGATTCTGAATGGTCTAAGTTGTGAGCTATTCCAAGACCATTTATCCTGCATCTAGAGACTGACAAGTAGTTTGATTCAGGGGTTGTAGGAGAAACAAAAGATGATGAATATCCACCTAGTATCACGCTGTGATGGCTGGCTTCTTTCTCTGGCGATGTTGCTTGTAGTGTAGAGTTAGTAACTTGGTGACTCTGACAAGTATGGTAGCCTCCGTATGTGATCTCAAATACAGCAGGACCAACATCAGACCTTTGCATTTGTTTTGTTGCCTGGCAGTTTTCAATGCGACGAAATGTACATTTGTAGTAACGACAAAATGTACATTTGTAGCAGCCTCTGTAGAGATATGTAAAACTCGGCATCAATGCATATAACTCTTGTTGTATTATGATGTTTTCTTAATTATGTACATATAAAGCAACTGAACCACAAAGAGAGGATAAGAACTTGCGAAATTTAAAGTTGAGAAGTACATAGCATGATTTTAGTTAgtattgaaattaaataaaactgaATACAGCAGAATGTATGTAAAGGATTCGCATAACGTACTTCAACTGAGTTATGATTGAATCATAGTTTATTgattgaaaagtttgattttccttttaagtattttttatgaatttatgatttttatgcaggGAGTGAAATTGACTTATTACCTTGGAAACGTAGATCCAAGAATATCTTTCTACCCATACTTTCTCCACCTATATCCATCATCCTGAGGACCTTCAACTTCACTCTCAGTATTGACTCTTACTTGTTCGAAAAACCGCAATTTTCTGCTGACGTCTATAAAAAAACCAGGTAACTTtacatagaaaaataatttcatacttcctctgtttcattttatatagcGACGTTACATTGAACTATagttaaaagaaagaaaggactTTCAACACATACAGCCCAAGGACTTGCGGTTTTAAATTATGATGCTTGGACTCTCAAATATTGTTGTTGTACCTGTATTGAATCCTCtaaaaatatagtactacttTTGAAGGATGTGATACGTGccctttgaaatttttgaagagtctaagcactatagattttaaatattCCGTCAAACTTCTGTATACAATCGTTATCTGTAATACTAGCATTACCCTATATCTAACCgacaaattttctttaaaactgatattttacttttatataacAGTTTTTTACCTATCACCCAACAACCACCATTGTAACTTTTCACTCTTGCTATCTAATAACAACCTTATCCAAATATGTATTCACTGTTTGTTTTATAATCTAATAACTAAAAAGCAATCTATTTTATGTAAAGTTTATCATCCTTAGAACAACCAAGTGACCCCTGAGACCAAAAGGGGAAAGTGTCGTATAAAATTCTCCCTCCATCCATTTTTACTTATCTATTATCAACTTTGACATATTCTAAAGAAGtaataaatagaataataattttattatatcgtCTTTTTGAACATAATAATTCAATGCGtttgaaaataattacaattaATAATAAGAGTAAATTAGAAACTAGATGATAAATTATCAGTTTTTAGTATAGTAGACAAGTAAAAATGGATGAAGAGAGTATAAAGTACAAGGAGTTCCTCAATTCCAATGAGatatttttgacataaaatGGGATTTAGATGGAATGTTCAAAAAAGGAGGAAGAAGACTTAAGGTCTACGATACATATTGCTATATTTAAGTCTGATTAAATTCGACTTTATCGAATTtcttattaagaataaaaacacattttaataaagatttttattaaaagagTAATTATATTTGGTGTATGTAACATTCAGTTAAAAGACTAGATAAATATTAGCGGGTGATTTCACTTCCAGCCACGTGGTGGTGGTAACCGAGTTGCCCGTTACCCCATTAACCTCTCTTTCTATTCTACACCACCTGCCCGAACTGCCCCTCACCCCATCCTATATATACCGAATTCGATTCATCTagtttcaacaattttaactttttcaccATGGCGAAACTCTTCTTTGCAGTCCTTTTCCTCTTTTTCAACCTTTCACTTGCTCGTACTCCGTTTACTCAACCGGAAAATGACGTCACACACCTCAAACTTCCTTCGGAAGATGACCTTGTCATCCCTGAACTTCCTCATACTCTACCGGAATCAGATGATTCTGTGCCTGCTGTTAACATCCCTAGCAAATCCGATCACGAAAACACTCGTTCCGTCCATTCGGTCCCGGTTACATTAGTCAGATTCCGGCCGATCAACCGTAGATTCAGGCTCCGATCGAGACTACCGTTCCGCCTATGTCACCACCTGAAGTCGGGATCACAGCGACAGATTCCTTATGGTAATGATATGATACTGCCTTCTAAGAGAAACATTGACTTTGATAAGTTTCTGAACCGTATTGGTGTGCGTCAGATTCCGTCGGATCCGTTCAGTTTCCGCCACCATCGGTACAATGATAAGAAGATCTGGAAGTTCCTATACGATCGCGAGAATTTTGGGGAAATGAAATTGAAGGATCAATTACCTCATCACCACCGTCACCATGACGAAAACGAAGACAATGATCACGAACAGAGGCAGATCTCGATCAATAGTGAAAATCAAGgtaattttggtgaaattaaatcgaaaaatgaaaatcaattcCATGCTCATGATGAGTCTGACAAAAGATCAAAGCTTTATGTGAAACACTATGAAATGAATTTGAGGAAGCGTTTTCATTATAACaatggtgaagaagaagaaaaagctAAGGAAGAGAATAAGTGGCATAAGAGGGAAAAGAAGAAAGGCGGATTCATGAGAGGTATTCGTAAGTTCTTGCATCACTACTTCGATTGAAGCATCTTTGCTTTGATATGCTGCATATTTGCCTTTTGTGTTGTTGTGTAAAAGAACTATAGAAGTATCTAtatgttttgatgttgttgtaaATAACTTGCATCCTTGTGAGATgtaatagaaaatataatactaGTAATTTATTACTCTATACTATATCATATACGTTTTGTAATATGTTGCCATATGATTGTACTAGACATTTGTAAATCTTGGCTTTTACAGAATCTTTTTGTTGGTAAAAATAGTCCTGTGAATAAAACATCCCGTGCTAGCAGGATCTAGGGAAGGGCCACACACCCAAGGGGTGTGATGTTGCACGGCTCGAACCAGTAAGCTGTAAAGTCACATAATTACATATAATTATGCTGGAATAAAATTCCTAAGCTTTGGATACCAACGGTAATCGTTATGCTTGGGTTCCAAAGGATGATCACCGTTGTCTCTTTCCTGCTCTCTTCCGTGCTACATAATCTGGTGTTAGTTAAATAACGGGTGCTGTTGAATATAATTTTCTAGAGGAAAGCAATGAACTTGTTGATGTATTGAGTGCCATGTCCCGATCGGCTCTTTGGGAAGGAAAGAGGATTGACATGAAGTAGGGCAGAAGAGGAGATTGAGATATCCTTGTAATGGATATGTTTTGCCTGCTTTCTGTGCCTTGATAGGTCTAGTTCTTAAAAATCTTGATTGAACTACCTgaataaagtaaaagaaatagttTGTAGTTGATGACTACCTTAATATGAATTCATTGAATCATGAATTGCAATGAACAAAGAGGATTCCTTTAAATAGTGGGGGAACCAAAATTTTCACCTAGTAGAATTAAAATGTAAAGAAGTATATATAATCAGTGCCAAAGGAGAACAACTTAAAAATATCCAAACACATATAAGAAGATTTTGACCTATCTATACAGTGATTATGACTCCCCTGTACAAAAATATTTCTTCCCTTGCCTGTAAGgcaattttaattgatttgcGATTTTGGTTTAGTTGATTAATTCACTGCGGAGAGGTATCATACTAgcattaacttcccaaatgtAAGAAAAATCACAAGATTCTCAAAATATAGCAGATCATGTACCAGTTTGTTGGGTGCTGGTGACCTCTAGGATGGAAGGCCATAGGCTGATTTGAGTTGCAACTCCAATGGAGACTTTCTTGGTCCCGGGACAAAGGCGGACTCAGAATTTGAGAGTAGTGGGGGGCAGTATGTTAGGACCGAAactaagcaggtgtaaatgcggaagctagcaaagcaaacctcgaaagactacgagtaagaagacaacgagaaatataccaaaagacataaagatttaacgtggttcggtcaatcgacctacgtccaccaaggagatgagcaatccactataaatatgagagtacaaaatacagagggaaacaacctcaaccaattcactcggaatgcatgggaggttcacacaagtgataacgtatcaagcttgtgacccataaattctccctctaaccaaaactctcaaagccttaaaactacattgtgaatgctgattaagttagaaggaacattcctctatttatagagtcctaaaccttttcctacaagaaaaggatagtaaattcaaaacttttcctaaaaggaaaacctatttatggtaagaaatttagggcaaataaaaccaaACACAGTACTGGTCTGTGGCTACAAAAAGATGTTGGATTGGGAATCGAATCCAGCTCTGGGCACTTAAGGATCATTTGTGCACCCTATATCAATCAATGAAACTATCTGACCTTTGTGAATGAGAGTGCCAatcaaattacatatatatgCGTATATCTTTTTTGAGGTTATCGGGGGCACGTGGCACTCTTACCCTAGGGATAGGTCTGCATCTGTCCTGGGGTGTGATGAAGATTAACATTGGAATGACAAATCCCAGAGAAAGCAGAAGTCTTGAGACCTTATATCATTGATACTAAGATTTTAAGTTACCAGTTCATTTGAACCCACCCAATACTTCCAGACATAAATTCATATGTAAAAATTCATTGATATTGCAGTAAAGCATTgacaacttttaaaatatattgggTTCAATTTTAAGGAccttaaagaaaaaaagactaTATATATAAGCCTAATTCATGGATCTGCTTCTGCTCACAGTCAGATATTTATAGATGTTTTATGGAATTTTTACTGGATTCATGTGAACCCACAGATTACATTTAGCAAATACCCCATATGATTGTACCAGCCCATTTTGAAAGTCCAACACAAGGTCCAAGAGACCAGCCCATAAAAGGTTAGATGCTAAACTGTCCAATCCATTAAACCACCCTTTTTATCAGTCTTGGAAGTTGTCTTTCAGAGTAAACTATTTTTGTGTCAAAAACTGAAAATTTCTTCTTGTTTGAGAAGACGTTTGAGAAATACTGAAAATGGTGCGTCATGGTATCTCTAAGTGTATCTTCTACTGCTTATtctattcctttttatttcacCAAGTTGTTTGTCAAGTAGAGGAGATTTTGTGACTATTACATCTGAGTAATATACAAAATTTTCCCTGTAGTTTTGCCATGTCTTGTTTGTACAACATCAAGAAGACATTCAACAAGGATAAAGGCTGAGCACATTTATCTACAAAGATAGTTATTAAATTGTTTGTATCGTATAAAAACATTCCACCCCCTAGAGTAGTCTAGAGTAGCTCTAAATTTGAATAAGAAATGAAGCATTTGACTGCTCCATGCATGCTTCCCTGAGCTCTGTTGGTAGAGCTCTTGCTCTTTCAATTGAGTCATTACGATTACGAGTTGGATGTCTCATTGTCCTGATCTTGTACTTGAACCGGGCATTCATTTTTCTAAAGTAAAAATTAGTgaggaagaaataaaataaaaactaaatctCCTTATTCTGCCATGAAACTAGAATTGCCAAGAAGGTAAGGACAATTGTAGTACTTTGACCACACTCACTGTTACTCTACCTCAATTCTCTCTATTTATCTATTTCTCCACAACACACATATTATTTGTTGCAAACCAAGCCTATGATACGTATTGTCCCAGTTGATCCAATGGGCTCTAGTATTCGTCTTTGGGCTATGACACATTGGCCCAGAAGCATGTCTGTCATGTTAACTTCTTGTTCTCTTGTAGTATAAAACCTGTTACTTCTCTCATTCTCTGATGTGATATTTGATAACGTTTTAAAGTTTGTCTGCTTAGAAGTTTATCAGTtccttttcatatatattatggATGCTCTTGTACCACGGAGAGCTAGTTGAGTTGATCACGTTTGTGCATAAATTCGATCACTAGTACACACAAATCCAGAAATCAAACCATATACCCAATTATACTTTTCGATCTTAGATGTAATCGAAGTATCCAATAATTTGGCTAAATTCGGCATAGTTCCCACACCTATATTCACAACCCATGTTACGTTGATGGTTAAGTGATAGTAGTATATCTTTGAACACATGTCATGTATCTATCAATACATTTTACCAAATAgaataacatatatacatatgatgtTTTACCAAATAgaataacatatatacatatgatgtGTTTAACTTACCTCAGCTAATTTGAGATGGGAAATATCATTGATAgattgatgatatgatgaaaagGGGTATGAACTTTCTTATGAAAGATCATTCTACAATATGGTTCAAAAGATGCTAAACTTTATCAGTACTAGAATTAAGATAAAAGTCTAAAACCCTTCAGAATTTGATACAGAATGAACAGGTTATAATATCTCTGTTCATCCCATAGAGAAAATTTAGAAACATGAGACtgataattgattaatttaacaAAAGAAGTCATATAAAAATGGTCTCTAGCACATCTTCAAGATAGGATTTTACAAGTAACTCCAAAGAACTCAAAAATTCAAGTCATGTGGAGGGTAAGCAGGAAGGTGTATGTATCTACAGCTGAAGTTATGGGGTTGGTATGATCCTATAGTTTTTTGCTCAACAAAAAGGGATTGTAATTGGAATTCATAAACTTAAAATTATGAATCCGACTAAGTCGGAATTACTTCTAGCTAGCCAGAACTGCCCATATCAACTCAGGATCAAAAGAAGGCATTGTTGCTAAGGAATAATCTTCGAACTCCGATTCCAGCACAGGCCTTTCGAATTGAGGTGTGATGCTAGTGATATAGCAGTTATCGTTCTCAGGCCCCATCGGACAGTCACCAAGAACAGAGCAAGTCTCACTATTCAAGAATCCGTCATCAGAGCTACTTTGTGAAATCATATCACTATGACTCCAACTTTCACTACCAAccaatgaagaagaagaacaagatgATGAATCCAAATTCACATCTTTTGCAACCTTCTTCTCACTTTCAACAATTTTCTTTCCACCCTTTTTAGCTCTTCCCCTTTTAACCTTCTGGCAAATAGCTTGAATCTTAGCATCCACAGAATTCTTCAAAGCATTCATCTTTGCACTATCTCCGAATCCCAACTCACTTGGATCGCGTAGATTTGGAAAGTTCAATCGTGCATATTCCCCGCGAAGTTTACAGGCTGCTCTGTCATAAGCATAAGCTGCAGCCTCAGCATTATCATAAGTTCCAAGCCAAACTCTCATTCTCTTCTGAGGAAGTCTTATTTCAGCCACCCATTTTCCCCAATGCCTCTGTCTCACTCCTCTATATAACTTTTTCTTGTTTGGACTAACATATCTTTGTGAATATAATGATTCTTGAAGTGGGGTTTGCGTGGAAGTTGTTGGAATTGTCACATTTGCTCTATTTTGTTCCCAAAATTTTTGTGAATATAAAGATTCTTGAAGTTGGGTTTGTGTGGAAGTTGTTGGAATTGTGATATTTGTCCTATTTTGTTCCCAAAATTTTTGGAGCAAATCTTTTTGTCTGAGATAGACTGAAGAACATAGTGGTTCAAGAACAGGACTAGTTGTAGTCATTTGATCTTTTGGTTCTTGGTAATGAGAAAATATAGAGTCTAAAGTGTTGGTACTACTTGTTAATAGGATTTGAGATAAAGAAGATCTAATTTGAGCAGCCTCATCATATGTGTAAGGCATGTTTTCTTGAATTCTGCTCATAGTTTCTTGATTTCCTCAAGAGAGACAAGTGATgtaggagaaaagagaaaacacaaaaaggaaaaaagggtactaaaaaaaattgtcccTTTTGTTGAGATTTTTTATAATACACTGATCCAAGAAAATTTGAGGGTGTGTTTAAAGTTGAAGAATCTGTTCTTGATGATTTGGTTTATATGAGGAAgaaaaaattggaaattttGGGGCTGTTTGGatttggaaaagaaaaagattttttgtgtttgatatctatggtgtgtgtgtgtggaagTTTGGTTTCCTCTTTGCTGTATTTATAACTACAATACAAAAAggatctttttttctctttcttctaaaGGTGctttaactttttgttttcaaaagCTAAACATTTATGATTTACCTTTTTACTTTTTAGCTCTTTTGACAATCTCTGAATTACACGTTCAATAACTAATGGAGTTGTTTAGGCTCCGTTTTAGCTATGCGATAtgatatcatcatataaaattttgatatggtattatgatatgaaataatgagataaaattgaagttttgtttggacatgtgATATGGAATTTCggtgttgtatattttcttataaacataaaaattcataagttctaaaaactattaaaatagtcTCAACTGTTTATTCAAtctttaaataaacaaaaaattataaaattgcataataaattattactatTTGTTTTTCACTTAAGTAACTGTTTCAACTTAACTTTTACTTCTCATCAgtatatttgagtaaaaatagAACACCTTTCACAAACTTTTCAACATTTTATTACTCAACAATCGTGAAGTGTGAGTTAAAGTGACTATATGTTGttgagaataaaaaaatttatgttggtgaaaataataaaatttaaaaagtaatgatgtaattataaattctatttacatgtgaaataaatggttagtagatataaatgtggggttgtttttaacaaaatataaacttgtggaacaatttttgtattaaaatatctcaaatcataatatgatattcacatatgattccatatcatggtttttggagaatatgaAATCACATCTCATGGTATGGAATTATGAGATGGAATTAGCGTAAAAACGCATGTTCAAACGCTGATTTCATCTCAAGATACCATATCATGAATATGGTATTGCATGGCCAAACGCCTACTTAGTGTGAGGTTTAAGGTATAGTTTGTTTAGAGAGTTATTAGCTAATATCATCCCTCAATTATGACTCAAATTTAATATACATCATTTTATTATCTAAGTGAGCCAAAAACATCTTTATACTATACAAGAAATAACAAGAATCATCCTTCAATCTATTTTTGTTAAGAAACTAAGAGaaccaataaataaaataatttggtCATGTCTTGCCACGACGAGAAGATCAAAATTACCTAAAAAGAATATAGGAAATGAATCTTTCattcttgaattttaaattttgcgTGTTGTCAGTTTATATGTTTTTTGCATCATCAAGTAAATTGACTTGCAACAATacataagttttgaaatatttatacagTTGGTTCCGATGGTTAAAAagattatgtaaaaaaattattttataagtattacGTTcaattatttagatattttctttaataaaatatttagggcACATGTACTTTATATACAATGCGATTTGCATTTTATACAATGTATGAAATGTTGCAAATTTAGTGAAATTACATGGGCGTTtagttatgaaaataaaataaataattattttttcgaaaatttgaagttggagTAGTATTTGGTCAtatttttacaagaatatttagaatttaaatatattttgtataaatatgGTTTAAATCCTccatttctaaaaaaaaaatcacttaacttGATGACTAGCTTAACCATGTGTATATTCATTCGAGTTGACACATCTAATTTTTATTGGTGGCAtgagtctttcaaaaataaacagattgatgaatcttgtgattttttgaataattcaaTGATGTATTTGTTCACTTATATAACACAAGAATATACTTTAAGTTTAGGTCATATTTCAACCAAAAACTCTGTGTGGATGTATTTGACTGCCTTGAGATAATTTATCTCATCTTTTATACTCTATGAGACAAATTATCctatataaagtaaaaattcatattttttttagtcaTAGCTTTAGctattattaagttaaaatacaaaaatgtgTTTTGCATTGAAGACAATCTTGTAcaagaaatttaaatatcttaaaGAGAAAAATGTGTACCCCATAACAGGCTGTATATTGAGTACATagtttgaaaaataagttttataagAACTCAAAGAGGACTTTTTGAACAGCTGAGCTTCTTTCttccttatatctcctatatCCTGACAGGGAAATTTGCTTTGTCTATATATAATGCCTTCggtttttgaaatttattgatCCGACCAATTTAGATGTATCTCATTAAAAGGATGAAGACGAAATTTTATTAGGGGTTTTTCATTTAAAGGTCTCAAATTCGATTTATAAACAATATAAAACACCCTGAAGGGTTTTCGAGTTATTCTTGATTTTACTCTAcatataaataagaaattagaaAACATGTACACAGATTGAGGTGAACTTAGAATTTACATGAGATGAGAGTGGAATAATGTTGTGTGTAATTTGAGGtggatttaaaatttgaagtttaaagATTTTTACagtgattttaaatttgatatacaATAATGACCGAGTAAACAACAATAATGATATATGCAAAAACCTAATGAACTTACTTATGCTATGTTATAGAATAATTGTGTAAATTTTACATATGATTACATAGaatttataaatgataataGTTGCATTTTTATGGATCATATTACTTTCATTTAAGCTCATTTGATTGTGTGCCCTTAAAACAATTATagaacaaataataaaaattcaaataattatgcTTTTGATGACCAATTCTTGTAGTATGGATGATTgaccaaaaatgaaataagtgGTGTTAAAAAATGGGCccaaaaatttcatttcattaaagACATAAAGTTCAGTGGGCCCACATATCTTTCATTGAATGGCCTTTTGTAGATATGGGCccacatatattttcatttatagCCCAAAAAGTTTTCCTGTGTATTTGAATGTGATACAGACCTAACTTCTCTTCTAAAGTCAAATTTAGAACCGtacaatttgtatttttattttttgttttttcacaaactttttgattttattgtcttttttcctttttaaatatttttggtgaTTATCTTCACCAATGTATGTTCAAACtttttgcttttgtttgttttctGGCTATACACACAATTTTATGTAAGCAATATTGGCTAAAATCACTTGTTGAGAGTTGTTATGAAATGTTATTGAGGGAATAAGTTTATGTTACCATGTTTTTTAGAGTTccaattaatttatgtttttctttcatatttaacTTTCATTTGTATTTTCGTACGGTGAGTTCaagaaactttaatttttagttaGTATTTCAAGCAGTTATGAATTTACGATGATCAATCTTTAGTCATTCTAAAGAGTAATTTcacaataattaaaatgaatagaGCTTAAAAGTAAtgcctttatatttttttcttattcgtATCGGGTGTTTACACCAAATAATGcagtttttgttattatataatttaataaaataaatcacatgtc is part of the Solanum pennellii chromosome 8, SPENNV200 genome and harbors:
- the LOC107029053 gene encoding uncharacterized protein LOC107029053, with protein sequence MAKLFFAVLFLFFNLSLARTPFTQPENDVTHLKLPSEDDLVIPELPHTLPESDDSVPAVNIPSKSDHENTRSVHSVPVTLVRFRPINRRFRLRSRLPFRLCHHLKSGSQRQIPYGNDMILPSKRNIDFDKFLNRIGVRQIPSDPFSFRHHRYNDKKIWKFLYDRENFGEMKLKDQLPHHHRHHDENEDNDHEQRQISINSENQGNFGEIKSKNENQFHAHDESDKRSKLYVKHYEMNLRKRFHYNNGEEEEKAKEENKWHKREKKKGGFMRGIRKFLHHYFD
- the LOC107026860 gene encoding ethylene-responsive transcription factor ERF061 — its product is MSRIQENMPYTYDEAAQIRSSLSQILLTSSTNTLDSIFSHYQEPKDQMTTTSPVLEPLCSSVYLRQKDLLQKFWEQNRTNITIPTTSTQTQLQESLYSQKFWEQNRANVTIPTTSTQTPLQESLYSQRYVSPNKKKLYRGVRQRHWGKWVAEIRLPQKRMRVWLGTYDNAEAAAYAYDRAACKLRGEYARLNFPNLRDPSELGFGDSAKMNALKNSVDAKIQAICQKVKRGRAKKGGKKIVESEKKVAKDVNLDSSSCSSSSLVGSESWSHSDMISQSSSDDGFLNSETCSVLGDCPMGPENDNCYITSITPQFERPVLESEFEDYSLATMPSFDPELIWAVLAS